Proteins co-encoded in one Quercus robur chromosome 8, dhQueRobu3.1, whole genome shotgun sequence genomic window:
- the LOC126697914 gene encoding cytochrome P450 714A1-like isoform X2, protein MGRMEEMMKVVPLDLRTIFWVALMGLSGLLFHLFNRVWLKSKKIRKKLQMQGIKGPPPSFLHGNLTEMHKIQFQATKAASNHADQILAHDYTSTLFPYFEHWRKEYGLIYTYSAGMRQHLYVNQPELVKEMNQCITLALGKPYYVTKRLAPMLGNGILRSNGLIWAQQRKIVAPEFFMDKVKGMVGLMLESAQPLLRKWEDYIEDQGGVTADIQVDEDLKSVSADVISRACFGSSYFKGKEIFLKLRSLQKAISQQGFLLGVTSFGFLQTGKQKEISNLEREIESLIWKVVKEREQECLQTCSSEKDLLQLIMEAAMTDQSLGKDSAKSKRFIVDNCKNIYFAGHESTAVAASWCLLLLAIHPEWQDRIRKEVAQVCPNGLPDVNSVMNLKTVTIVIQEVLRLYPPAAFVSREALEETQVGNIVIPKGVCLWTLIPTLHRDPNIWGPDVNDFRPDRFTDGVSKACKFPQAYIPFGLGPRLCLGKNFAMVQLKVLLSLIVSNFAFSLSPTYQHSPAYKMIVEPGNGVHILIKRI, encoded by the exons ATGGGAAGAATGGAGGAGATGATGAAGGTCGTTCCCCTTGATTTGAGGACCATTTTTTGGGTAGCTCTTATGGGATTGTCTGGCTTGTTATTTCATCTTTTCAACCGTGTGTGGCTTAAGTCTAAAAAGATCAGGAAGAAGCTACAAATGCAAGGTATCAAAGGGCCTCCACCTTCTTTCTTACATGGGAATCTTACTGAGATGCACAAGATCCAATTCCAGGCCACCAAAGCAGCCTCAAATCATGCTGATCAGATTCTAGCCCACGACTACACTTCTACCCTCTTCCCATATTTTGAACATTGGAGAAAAGAATACG GTCTGATATATACTTATTCGGCGGGTATGAGGCAACACTTGTATGTAAACCAGCCGGAGCTAGTGAAGGAAATGAATCAGTGTATCACTTTGGCCTTAGGTAAGCCTTATTATGTGACAAAGCGACTTGCACCCATGCTCGGCAATGGCATTTTGAGGTCCAACGGCCTTATTTGGGCACAACAAAGGAAAATTGTTGCACCAGAGTTCTTCATGGACAAAGTTAAG GGTATGGTGGGGCTAATGCTTGAATCGGCACAACCATTGTTAAGAAAATGGGAAGACTACATCGAAGATCAAGGTGGTGTGACAGCAGACATTCAAGTGGATGAGGATTTAAAGAGTGTATCAGCAGATGTGATCTCAAGGGCTTGTTTTGGGAGCTCTTATTTCAAAGGCAAAGAAATTTTCTTAAAGCTTAGAAGCCTTCAGAAAGCTATTTCCCAGCAAGGCTTTCTTTTGGGGGTCACGAGTTTCGG GTTTCTTCAAACGGGGAAGCAAAAGGAGATTAgcaatttggagagagagatcgagTCATTGATCTGGAAGGTGGTGAAAGAACGAGAACAAGAATGCTTACAGACGTGTTCATCTGAAAAGGATCTATTGCAGTTGATAATGGAGGCAGCCATGACTGATCAAAGTCTGGGCAAGGATTCAGCCAAGTCCAAGCGCTTCATAGTTGATAATTGCAAGAACATATACTTTGCCGGGCACGAATCCACTGCTGTTGCGGCCTCCTGGTGTTTGCTACTACTGGCTATACATCCAGAGTGGCAAGATCGTATAAGGAAGGAGGTCGCTCAAGTTTGCCCAAATGGCCTGCCAGATGTAAATTCAGTCATGAACTTGAAGacg GTGACTATTGTGATTCAAGAAGTGTTGCGTTTATACCCACCAGCAGCCTTCGTGTCAAGAGAGGCCCTTGAAGAGACCCAAGTTGGAAACATTGTCATCCCCAAGGGTGTATGCTTGTGGACTCTCATTCCAACACTGCACAGGGATCCCAATATTTGGGGACCAGACGTCAACGATTTCAGACCAGACAGATTCACCGACGGTGTCTCCAAGGCTTGCAAATTTCCCCAAGCCTATATCCCCTTTGGACTGGGTCCTCGCTTGTGCTTGGGGAAAAACTTTGCTATGGTTCAATTGAAGgttctcctctctctcattgtCTCCAACTTTGCTTTCTCCCTATCTCCCACGTACCAACATTCTCCTGCCTATAAAATGATTGTAGAGCCCGGAAACGGTGTTCATATCCTCATCAAAAGGATTTAA
- the LOC126697914 gene encoding cytochrome P450 714A1-like isoform X1 — MGRMEEMMKVVPLDLRTIFWVALMGLSGLLFHLFNRVWLKSKKIRKKLQMQGIKGPPPSFLHGNLTEMHKIQFQATKAASNHADQILAHDYTSTLFPYFEHWRKEYGLIYTYSAGMRQHLYVNQPELVKEMNQCITLALGKPYYVTKRLAPMLGNGILRSNGLIWAQQRKIVAPEFFMDKVKGMVGLMLESAQPLLRKWEDYIEDQGGVTADIQVDEDLKSVSADVISRACFGSSYFKGKEIFLKLRSLQKAISQQGFLLGVTSFGGRFLQTGKQKEISNLEREIESLIWKVVKEREQECLQTCSSEKDLLQLIMEAAMTDQSLGKDSAKSKRFIVDNCKNIYFAGHESTAVAASWCLLLLAIHPEWQDRIRKEVAQVCPNGLPDVNSVMNLKTVTIVIQEVLRLYPPAAFVSREALEETQVGNIVIPKGVCLWTLIPTLHRDPNIWGPDVNDFRPDRFTDGVSKACKFPQAYIPFGLGPRLCLGKNFAMVQLKVLLSLIVSNFAFSLSPTYQHSPAYKMIVEPGNGVHILIKRI; from the exons ATGGGAAGAATGGAGGAGATGATGAAGGTCGTTCCCCTTGATTTGAGGACCATTTTTTGGGTAGCTCTTATGGGATTGTCTGGCTTGTTATTTCATCTTTTCAACCGTGTGTGGCTTAAGTCTAAAAAGATCAGGAAGAAGCTACAAATGCAAGGTATCAAAGGGCCTCCACCTTCTTTCTTACATGGGAATCTTACTGAGATGCACAAGATCCAATTCCAGGCCACCAAAGCAGCCTCAAATCATGCTGATCAGATTCTAGCCCACGACTACACTTCTACCCTCTTCCCATATTTTGAACATTGGAGAAAAGAATACG GTCTGATATATACTTATTCGGCGGGTATGAGGCAACACTTGTATGTAAACCAGCCGGAGCTAGTGAAGGAAATGAATCAGTGTATCACTTTGGCCTTAGGTAAGCCTTATTATGTGACAAAGCGACTTGCACCCATGCTCGGCAATGGCATTTTGAGGTCCAACGGCCTTATTTGGGCACAACAAAGGAAAATTGTTGCACCAGAGTTCTTCATGGACAAAGTTAAG GGTATGGTGGGGCTAATGCTTGAATCGGCACAACCATTGTTAAGAAAATGGGAAGACTACATCGAAGATCAAGGTGGTGTGACAGCAGACATTCAAGTGGATGAGGATTTAAAGAGTGTATCAGCAGATGTGATCTCAAGGGCTTGTTTTGGGAGCTCTTATTTCAAAGGCAAAGAAATTTTCTTAAAGCTTAGAAGCCTTCAGAAAGCTATTTCCCAGCAAGGCTTTCTTTTGGGGGTCACGAGTTTCGG TGGCAGGTTTCTTCAAACGGGGAAGCAAAAGGAGATTAgcaatttggagagagagatcgagTCATTGATCTGGAAGGTGGTGAAAGAACGAGAACAAGAATGCTTACAGACGTGTTCATCTGAAAAGGATCTATTGCAGTTGATAATGGAGGCAGCCATGACTGATCAAAGTCTGGGCAAGGATTCAGCCAAGTCCAAGCGCTTCATAGTTGATAATTGCAAGAACATATACTTTGCCGGGCACGAATCCACTGCTGTTGCGGCCTCCTGGTGTTTGCTACTACTGGCTATACATCCAGAGTGGCAAGATCGTATAAGGAAGGAGGTCGCTCAAGTTTGCCCAAATGGCCTGCCAGATGTAAATTCAGTCATGAACTTGAAGacg GTGACTATTGTGATTCAAGAAGTGTTGCGTTTATACCCACCAGCAGCCTTCGTGTCAAGAGAGGCCCTTGAAGAGACCCAAGTTGGAAACATTGTCATCCCCAAGGGTGTATGCTTGTGGACTCTCATTCCAACACTGCACAGGGATCCCAATATTTGGGGACCAGACGTCAACGATTTCAGACCAGACAGATTCACCGACGGTGTCTCCAAGGCTTGCAAATTTCCCCAAGCCTATATCCCCTTTGGACTGGGTCCTCGCTTGTGCTTGGGGAAAAACTTTGCTATGGTTCAATTGAAGgttctcctctctctcattgtCTCCAACTTTGCTTTCTCCCTATCTCCCACGTACCAACATTCTCCTGCCTATAAAATGATTGTAGAGCCCGGAAACGGTGTTCATATCCTCATCAAAAGGATTTAA